From the genome of Acropora palmata chromosome 4, jaAcrPala1.3, whole genome shotgun sequence, one region includes:
- the LOC141878286 gene encoding uncharacterized protein LOC141878286 yields the protein MIGIDSDGNKPQDAINLACRRFLKRRRPSNGKWLSLEDRLRDCYVESNEGAPKDKRFCHGVRLLEKIVLQDNLSTLVVNLYPRNEGYSLMLKGKNGIDSETVKLPYEESEFLDYLDAQELPPILVDLLDKFQANIFYSGCVIVEVRDYRHCPAGGTYESNYVLLRPTYQTLVCDINAMTRESPLWTEESKLLLESKLLLATEGPLCLDPSIQVAQVANQLQFNKNKFNTRGIRRSIRRHSQAFNNRTGLMSLSKAPPQLKVVDFLSSYKKPQPPVNLRPAKMPQTTDMWRQRPRQLTVPSRVDVNLYSKIIERPKMTSDNTPELVQEVTLEGEKTNNRNYFCRVTIRRRPTDLQNLGELYLEEDTSNSQATATNANTSDKSGKACQFFLGSNLGAQRYLQQFQDLYTEEGRKSVKIYTYIPGQQQQVQLAAAANQLSSQATVNGTSQASTVTAVSSATNSSNQELKTAGKVAIPIPSASNTVTVIQGSNLTMAPHASVPGSTAVSQVPVIQASNLTNVRTYGQKLAMFQQRGTVVGSVSSSTSVPLSGTTKIATAGTVAQYISTAQPGKTIQVTNVKPVAAASISKPAPTTVRRVSHPETSQQSSTASSAGYTGVVGAYMQPVVGRGGMSVTVPAGATVTVAGATPLVPVSSSVAIASGPLPAQFIATGLKSGNPTLQPAPGTPLTLLQGTTTIQTQQAQIVHQARSSSTTFTIPGNLVPITHIQAATGATISAQIQTKTSPQGTPTGQPTPILPNTPLSPPSGMTTVTLNTRPILPNQQQQRKLSSGTGTSATAIAALTSTVNRTTTNLQPLVPIPQPQFQVRMVQFPQQGGPAQIQQTLVQSPRGTAPVQIHSQQAQVVQGLQQIQGKPVTTVKVTQQTQGAQTTSRTQGRSPAQRRRSQNK from the exons ATGATAGGGATTGATTCTGATGGCAACAAGCCTCAG GATGCAATCAACTTAGCTTGTCGCAGGTTTCTAAAAAGAAGAAGGCCAAGCAATGGTAAATG GCTGTCTTTAGAGGATCGTCTGCGGGATTGCTATGTAGAATCAAATGAAGGAGCTCCAAAAGATAAG CGCTTTTGTCATGGAGTTCGTCTGCTTGAGAAGATTGTTCTTCAAGACAATCTTTCTACACTTGTTGTGAATTTGTACCCAAGAAATGAAGGATACTCCTTGATGCTTAAAGGAAAGAATGGAATAG ATTCCGAAACTGTGAAGCTACCTTATGAA GAGTCAGAATTCCTTGATTACCTTGATGCACAGGAG TTACCTCCCATCCTGGTTGACTTGTTAGACAAATTTCAG GCAAATATCTTTTACAGTGGGTGTGTCATTGTTGAGGTTCGCGATTACCGCCACTGTCCGGCAGGGGGCACTTATGAGAGCAACTATGTATTACTGCGACCCACTTACCAG ACCCTTGTCTGTGACATCAATGCCATGACAAGAGAATCACCTTTGTGGACGGAGGAGAGTAAACTTCTGCTGGAGTCCAAGTTGCTATTGGCAACAGAAGGGCCATTGTGTCTTGATCCCTCAATTCAGGTTGCTCAAGTTGCCAATCAACTGCagttcaataaaaacaaatttaatacTCGTGGAATTAGAAG GAGTATAAGAAGGCATTCACAGGCTTTTAACAATAGAACTGGGCTGATGTCTCTCAGCAAGGCACCACCTCAACTCAAGGTTGTTGACTTTCTGTCAAGTTACAAGAAGCCTCAACCACCTGTCAATCTCCGCCCTGCCAAGATGCCACAGACAACTGATATGTGGAGGCAAAGACCAAGACAACTAACAGTGCCATCCAGGGTTGAT GTCAACTTGTATTCCAAAATTATTGAGCGTCCCAAGATGACTTCTGATAACACACCAGAGTTGGTGCAGGAAGTCACACTTGAAGGCGAAAAGACCAATAACAGGAACTATTTCTGTCGAGTGACGATCCGACGGCGCCCTACTGACCTGCAGAATTTGGGTGAGCTTTACCTTGAAGAAGACACTAGTAATTCACAAGCTACAGCCACAAATGCTAATACCTCTGACAAATCGGGGAAGGCCTGTCAGTTTTTCCTTGGAAGTAACCTTGGGGCCCAAAG GTATCTTCAACAGTTTCAAGACTTGTACACTGAAGAAGGTCGCAAGTCTGTCAAGATTTATACCTACATTCCtggacaacaacaacaagtgcAACTTGCTGCTGCAGCCAATCAGCTGTCATCACAGGCAACTGTTAATGGCACCTCACAAGCCTCAACCGTCACTGCAGTTTCTTCTGCCACCAACTCAAGTAACCAAGAACTTAAAACAGCTGGCAAGGTGGCGATACCCATACCCTCTGCGTCAAACACAGTCACCGTTATACAAGGGAGTAACTTGACCATGGCGCCTCATGCATCAGTTCCAGGCAGCACTGCTGTGTCACAAGTGCCTGTCATACAGGCATCTAATTTGACAAATGTGCGGACTTATGGACAGAAGCTGGCCATGTTTCAGCAACGAGGCACAGTTGTGGGGTCGGTGTCCAGCAGTACCTCTGTGCCATTGAGTGGAACGACTAAAATTGCTACAGCAG GTACAGTAGCACAGTATATTTCAACAGCACAACCAGGAAAAACAATTCAAGTTACAAATGTGAAACCAGTTGCTGCTGCTTCCATTTCAAAGCCTGCTCCAACGACCGTGAGGAGAGTGTCACATCCAGAGACAAGTCAACAGTCGTCTACTGCATCCAGTGCTGGGTATACTGGGGTTGTGGGAGCTTATATGCAG CCTGTGGTTGGCCGTGGAGGAATGAGTGTCACTGTCCCCGCAGGTGCCACTGTCACAGTAGCTGGGGCAACACCTCTTGTTCCAGTCTCCAGTAGCGTAGCTATCGCTTCAGGACCACTGCCAGCTCAGTTTATTGCAACTGGTTTGAAATCTGGTAATCCAACTCTCCAACCTGCCCCAGGAACTCCTCTTACCCTACTGCAG GGTACCACCACCATCCAAACACAACAGGCCCAAATAGTTCACCAGGCAAGATCATCATCAACCACATTTACA ATTCCAGGTAATTTGGTACCAATAACTCACATACAGGCAGCCACTGGTGCAACAATCAGTGCACAGATCCAGACAAAAACATCTCCACAAGGTACCCCCACTGGGCAACCAACCCCTATCCTACCAAACACACCACTCTCCCCTCCCTCAGGAATGACCACTGTGACACTAAACACAAGGCCCATACTACCAAACCAACAGCAGCAAAGAAAACTAAGTTCTG GGACAGGGACATCAGCAACGGCCATAGCTGCATTGACGTCAACAGTCAACCGCACTACAACAAACCTCCAACCCTTGGTACCAATACCACAACCGCAATTCCAGGTGCGAATGGTGCAATTTCCACAACAGGGTGGCCCAGCACAGATACAGCAAACCCTTGTTCAATCACCCAGAGGGACTGCACCTGTCCAGATTCACTCACAACAGGCACAAGTGGTGCAAGGCTTACAACAG ATTCAAGGTAAACCtgttaccactgtgaaagtgACCCAACAAACACAGGGTGCCCAAACAACATCAAGAACACAAGGACGCTCTCCTGCTCAGAGGCGAAGATCACAGAACAAATAA
- the LOC141878287 gene encoding mothers against decapentaplegic homolog 9-like — MSNMSSLFSFTHPAVKRLLGWKQGDEEEKWAENAIGYLSKKLKKKKGALEELEKALSNPGQPSKCVTIARSLDGRIQILHRKGLPHVIYCRVWRWPDLQSHHELKPLDCCEYPFGMPKQKEICINPYHYRRVESPVLPPVLVPRPSNSCPKPPPPLPSPFKSTDEPPMPYNACFPFKSTQQPSPSLSPAMYIAESPKSYISEDGGSPCSMDPNAMDIDANSTLPTMVNNQPGYLSHVTPVNYQEPSSWCYVSYYELNNRIGDRFYANSTSIIVDGFTDPNTGNSERFCLGLLSNVNRNSTIESTRRHIGKGVHLYYVGGEVYAECLSDSAIFVQSRNCNHSHGFHPTTVCKIPSGCTLKIFNNQEFAQLLSQSVNYDFKAVYELIKMCTIRLSFVKGWGAEYHRQDVTSTPCWIEIHLLGPLQWLDKVLYQMTMPENGPTSHSA, encoded by the exons ATGTCAAATATgtcttccttgttttctttcactCACCCAGCCGTAAAAAGACTTCTAGGCTGGAAACAGGGcgacgaagaagaaaaatggGCGGAAAATGCTATCGGTTATTTATCTAAGAAgctcaagaaaaagaaaggcgCCTTGGAAGAATTGGAGAAAGCGTTATCAAACCCTGGCCAGCCGTCAAAATGTGTAACAATAGCCCGTAGTTTGGACGGGCGTATTCAAATACTCCATAGAAAAGGTTTACCGCATGTAATTTACTGCCGTGTTTGGCGATGGCCTGATCTTCAAAGTCATCATGAACTAAAGCCATTGGATTGTTGTGAGTACCCTTTCGGAATgccgaaacagaaagaaatcTGTATAAATCCTTACCACTACAGACGGGTGGAAAGTCCGG TTTTGCCACCTGTATTGGTTCCCAGACCGAGTAATTCATGTCCAAAACCACCTCCACCTTTGCCATCTCCCTTCAAAAGCACAGATGAGCCACCAATGCCTTACAATGCTTGTTTCCCTTTCAAATCAACTCAGCAACCTTCTCCTAGCCTCAGCCCAGCAATGTATATTGCAG aATCACCTAAAAGTTACATTTCCGAGGATGGTGGCTCTCCATGTTCCATGGACCCTAATGCTATGGATATAGATGCCAACAGCACCTTGCCGACAATGGTGAACAACCAGCCAGGAT ATCTTTCACATGTGACACCAGTTAATTACCAGGAGCCGTCATCATGGTGTTATGTGTCATATTACGAACTCAACAACAGAATTGGTGATCGGTTCTATGCTAACAGCACCAGTATTATTGTTGATGGCTTCACAGACCCTAACACTGGAAACTCTGAAAGATTCTGCTTGGGTTTGCTATCCAATGTTAACCGTAACTCGACCATCGAGAGCACTAGAAGGCACATTGGGAAAGGTGTACACTTGTATTACGTTGGAGGTGAGGTTTATGCTGAATGCCTCAGTGACTCAGCCATCTTTGTTCAGAGTCGAAATTGCAACCACAGTCATGGCTTCCACCCAACAACGGTCTGTAAGATTCCCTCAGGATGCACGcttaaaattttcaacaatcaaGAATTTGCACAGCTGCTTTCACAATCCGTTAATTATGATTTCAAGGCAGTGTACGAGTTGATTAAGATGTGTACAATTCGTCTGAGTTTTGTCAAAGGCTGGGGCGCAGAGTATCATCGTCAAGATGTGACCAGTACACCCTGTTGGATTGAAATCCACCTCCTCGGCCCCCTTCAGTGGCTGGATAAGGTGCTTTACCAGATGACCATGCCAGAAAATGGGCCTACCTCTCACTCAGCGTAA
- the LOC141878289 gene encoding exosome complex component RRP43-like, with protein sequence MKMAADFKTAQPLEYYRQFLKEDVRPDGRTLMEFRKTILNIGSISTAEGSALVKLGNTTVVCGVKAEFAVPSAEKPSHGYLVPNVDLPPLCSSRFRPGPPNEQAQVLSQFVADAISNCEPIDLKDLCIAEGKLCWVLYVDIVCLSYDGNITDAALIAAVAALKNTQLYAVTINEESQVPEPSETREISLTLKQHPVAATFGIFDDSVLFADPTDEEEALLTGIVTIVVTDDEKIGSVHKPGGSPLPDHKLQECFKKAITRGKEIRDLIHTACLDIDR encoded by the exons ATGAAAATGGCGGCCGATTTCAA GACTGCACAGCCTTTAGAATATTACAGGCAGTTTTTG AAGGAGGATGTTAGGCCAGATGGCCGCACTCTTATGGAATTCAGGAAGACTATTCTAAATATTG GTTCAATATCAACAGCTGAGGGGTCAGCTTTGGTGAAACTGGGAAATACCACAGTTGTTTGTGGAGTCAAAGCA GAATTTGCAGTTCCAAGTGCAGAAAAGCCAAGCCATGGATACCTAG ttcCCAACGTGGACCTTCCTCCTTTGTGTTCGTCACGTTTCCGTCCAGGGCCACCAAATGAACAAGCACAAGTTCTCAGTCAGTTTGTTGCTGATGCAATCTCAAA CTGTGAACCCATCGATCTCAAAGACTTGTGCATCGCAGAAGGAAAG tTGTGTTGGGTGCTTTATGTGGATATTGTATGTCTGAGTTATGATGGAAATATCACTGATGCTGCTTTGATAGCAGCAGTTGCTGCACTAAAAAACA CTCAACTTTATGCAGTGACAATAAATGAGGAATCACAAGTTCCTGAACCATCTGAGACCAGAGAGATTTCACTGACACTGAAACAGCATCCTGTGGCAGCTACATTTGGCATATTTGATGA TTCTGTGTTGTTTGCTGACCCAACAGATGAAGAAGAGGCCCTTCTCACTGGTATTGTCACAATTGTTGTAACGgatgatgaaaaaattggTTCTGTTCACAAACCAG GAGGATCTCCTTTACCAGACCACAAATTACAGGAGTGCTTCAAGAAAGCAATAACAAGAGGAAAGGAAATCAGAGACTTGATACACACAGCTTGCCTTGACATTGACAGATGA